The window GGTCGAAGTCGTTGAATTGTGCGGAGATGGCGGGCATCGAGACGGCGACAATCGTCTGATCCAGCGCACTGAGAAACACAGCCATCATCAACGCGAACAAAACGCTGCGGATGGAGGGCGTAGTGTGATTGAGAGTGGTCAAGGCGGGACCTGATCGGCAGTGATAGTGCGCCTTATCGGGCGCAGGAAAGCCATCAGTCTAAGCCGATAGCTTCCTAATCGATAGCTGCCTTACGCAATTCCCGCGACTTAAACGCTTCAGCCTTGCCTCATCGCAGGGCGCTGAAAGTGGCATTGGCCGGGACGCAATGACCAAAGCTGCAACTGGCTACTTGTGGGGCCTGCCGCGCCATTTCCACCCGATATGCACTGGTGGCATACAGGGCGACAATTGCGGCAACACCGACAACAGATAAACACCTTCTTGTTTTTATATTCATCTCGGTACCCTCATTCAACCACTGAGCAGTTTTGAACAGGACTACCAGAAGTGTAGGCAGAGGGCCGCTCGAGCATCGGACGCAAATGGCATATCCACTGGCCACTACTGAGCTAAACGTTATAGCGCGCACAGTCTGCGCACTTTGATTAGAGGGTCGCCCGCAACCGCGCCATATCCCGCAACGGCGGCGCACCGAACAGGCGGCTGTATTCACGGCTGAACTGCGACGGGCTTTCATAACCCACTTTGTAACCGGCCGCCGAGGCATCCATCCCATCGTTGAGCATCAGACGTCTGGCTTCCTGCAAGCGCAGTTGCTTTTGATATTGCAGCGGGCTCATGGCCGTCACTGCTTTGAAGCGATGGTGCAGGGTCGAGACGCTGAGGTTCACTTCCCGAGCCAGGTCATCGATGCGCAGGGGTTCGGCGAAGTGCTCGTTCAGCCATTTGATCGCCTGGGTCACGCGATGGGTCTGGCAGTTGGTGATGGCGATTTCGTACAGCCGATGACCTTGTTGACTACGCAGCAATCGGTAAAGGATTTCGCGCTTGATCAACGGCGCCAGCATGGCGATATCTTTGGGGCTGTCGAGCAAACGAGACAGGCGCAGCACGGCGTCCAGCAGCTGGGTGTCGATGCGTTCGATATAAAGGCCACGACCACTGGGGCGCGTCGGCACGCTCATGGGGCCGGCTTCGGCAATCAACGCGTTGATATCGGCCGGGTCAATGTTCAGCCGCAACGCCAGGTTCGGCTGCTCAGGTGTTGCATTGACGATCCGGCCGCTCAGGGGCATCGCCACTGACAGCACCAGGTAGTTGAGTGGGTCATAGGTATAGGTTTCGTCCCCGAGGCGCACTTCCTTGCTGCCGTGGGCGAAGATGCACAGCGCAGGTTCAGCCAAGGCAGGCAATGATTGGGAGGCGCTTTCATAGCGCACCATGAACAGCGGCTCGATCGCGGTCTGGAAGCTGCCTTCGCCTGGGGTAAAGCGCCGAATCAGCTCAGCCAGCTCAATGCGCTGCTGTTCCATGTGCTCACTGACCGGCTCGATGCTGTGTTGAGGTTGCGACATGCGGTGCGTCCCTTGATCCTGCGTTAATGCGCCTAGGTTATTTTTGTGCAAGGTCGGGCGATACGCGAATCCTGCCGGATGATTGCCTGATTCTGCTGATACCGGGTTTATAACGCGATAAACCGTCATTTGGCTTGCCTGAATCTGCTCGGCCACCGTTCGGTGCGCTGGCCGCGCTCATGCCGCTGCCTCGCGCTACTGCAGGATCAGGCAATAAGCTGGCAGGAACCGGCTAACGGTCATTGCCAGCAGGCCCTAATCTCCTCACCTGTAGCCGAACCCGGAAAACTCGGTACGTTTCTCGCGTTATATATAGGAGCCACGACCATGCCTCAGTCATCAGCAGTGAGCCATCTTGTTCTAGCCCGTGCCACCAAAGGCCGAAGTGAACAGTTGGGCGCGCGTCTGCTTGCCCTGATCGAACCTTCGCGCAGTACCAGCGGCTGCCTGAGTTTTGCCCTGCATAACGTGCCCCAGGACCCCGACCTGTGGCTGATCTCCGGCTCATGGGCCAGTGAAGATCAAATGAATCATTGGCTCGACGCTCCGCACGTTCAGATATTCTCCGAGGTCGTGCAAGGGTACATGGTCAGCAGCCTGGATTTTCAGACCTTCGCCAGCGAGCAGGAAGCCCAGGCCAAAGCATTGCAGATGTTGCGGGCGATCTGAGCGCCAGCGGTTTAGAATCGCCTGCTTTAAAAGCACGAGCAGGGTTGCAACGATGGCACGTAAAGAACTCAATCAATTCGAAGCCGTTTCCGCCGTGGTTCCGGGCGAGGGTGGCTACGACGCCGCTATCGCCGTCAAGGCGCTGGGTGCGGGTGGCGCCCCGGTGTTCAATCGAGTGCTGGCCGGTCAGAAATTCAAGACGGCCCACGACGCCGATGTGGCGGCAGCCGGCGAGCTCGCGCGGCTGGTCGCTATCGACGACGAAGGCACTCTGCAATTCGAGGCGTGATCAGGCCTTGGGCCGATGCATCTTGAATAGCGCTTCCGGGCCCAGCTGGAAATAGTCCGCTGGGCCACCGCCGCGCAAAATCGGCTCACCAGCAGCCGTGTCGTAAATCCCATCCTTCAACAGCGCCTTGGCGATGTGCACCGCCACGACCTCGCCCAGAATCAGCCAGCTCGGCACCAACTCTTTGTCGGCCCGTTGCAGCTGGATGATCTGCGTGACCTTGCATTCGAACGACACTGGAGTTTCTTTGACCCGCGGCACCGCCACTATTTGTGAGGCGAGCGGGGTTAGGTTGGCCAGTTCGAATTCGCTGACCTCCGGCGCAACCGGGGCGCAGCTCTGATTCATGGCTTCAGCCAGGGAGCGAGTGGCGAGGTTCCAGACGAATTCGCCGGTCTGTTCGATGTTGTTCAGGCTGTCCTTGCGGCCAACGCTGCAAAATCCAATGATCGGCGGGATGTAATTGAAGGCGTTGAAAAAGCTGTACGGCGCCAGATTCAACTTGCCGTTGGCATCCTGAGAGGAGATCCAGCCGATGGGACGGGGGCCGACGATGGCGTTGAAAGGATCGTGGGGCAGGCCATGGCCCTGGGAAGGCTGATACGAGTAGATGTCGTCTGACATGGGGCAAATTCCTGTGGCCGGGATGTTGTCCGCAGAGGTTTTCTGCAAAGGGCTACATAGTGCCGATTTAGATCAGGAAGAGCCACGTCAACAAGGGGCATGTCAGCATTTGGCAATGGCCCAGAAATGATTAAGCCCGGCTTGAAGCCGGGCTAGAGGGAACACGTCTGATGATCAGATCAGACGGTTTGCACCTACACGGTCTGCGCCATCAGCGGCCAGACGGTTTGCACCTACGTGGTCAGCACCATCAGCAGCCAGACGATTGGCGCCTACGTGGTCAGCACCATCGGCAGCCTGGCGATTTGCACCGACGCGGTCAGCACCATCGGCAGCCAGACGATTGGCACCTACGTGATCAGCACCGTCTGCAGCCTGACGCATGCCGCCGACATTAGTGTGCTTGGAACCACCTTCAGCAACGGTCAGTGTCGAAGTCTGCTCAACAACGTTAGTGTTGTTATTGCCTGGCAGGCTTGGCAGGTGTGGAGCTGCAAAGGCAGTTGAAGCCAGAACAGAGAAAGCGAAGCCAGCAATCAGTTGTGTAGTTTTCATGATGTATCTCCAAATCGAAGTGTTTGTAAGTTCGGTATGGAGTGAATGCTACGCGCCCAGGATTTATTAAGAAGTTAATCGGATTGCTACCCACCATCGCTGAAAATGATAGTAAGCCACAAGGCGCCATTTTCGGGCCTTGCAGCGCGACGTGCGTCAGGCTGGTGCATTTCTTTGAAAACTCTTGTAATAAACCCTCTTGACAAAATAAAACTGTAACTTAAATTGCGGATGATGCTCGTTTTTTGGCGAAAAAATGCACCAACTTGTCAATGCCGCAACAGGAATGACTCTCAATAAAAAGGGCAGCACCGCAATGCGGGGCCGCCCTTGATCAACAGTGCTGATAGCGGATCAGTCAGTTTCGATCCGCGAATGCTTGCGGGTGTCCTTCATGAACACATAAACCATCAGCGAACAGGCGATGCAGGCGGTGACATACCAGTAATAACCGGTCTCCATGCCAATGCTCTTGAACCACAGCGCGATGTATTCAGCCGTACCGCCGAAGATCGACACGGTCAGTGCGTACGGCAGGCCCACACCCAGTGCGCGGATTTCGGTGGGGAACAGCTCGGCTTTCACGACCGCGTTGATGGAGGTGTAGCCGCTGACGATGATCAGTGCCGCCATGATCAGGAAGAACGCGCCCCACCAGGTCTGGATGGTATGCAGCGTGGTCAGGATCGGCACT of the Paucimonas lemoignei genome contains:
- a CDS encoding heme utilization protein; translation: MKTTQLIAGFAFSVLASTAFAAPHLPSLPGNNNTNVVEQTSTLTVAEGGSKHTNVGGMRQAADGADHVGANRLAADGADRVGANRQAADGADHVGANRLAADGADHVGANRLAADGADRVGANRLI
- a CDS encoding Flavin reductase-like, FMN-binding domain protein codes for the protein MSDDIYSYQPSQGHGLPHDPFNAIVGPRPIGWISSQDANGKLNLAPYSFFNAFNYIPPIIGFCSVGRKDSLNNIEQTGEFVWNLATRSLAEAMNQSCAPVAPEVSEFELANLTPLASQIVAVPRVKETPVSFECKVTQIIQLQRADKELVPSWLILGEVVAVHIAKALLKDGIYDTAAGEPILRGGGPADYFQLGPEALFKMHRPKA
- a CDS encoding antibiotic biosynthesis monooxygenase — encoded protein: MPQSSAVSHLVLARATKGRSEQLGARLLALIEPSRSTSGCLSFALHNVPQDPDLWLISGSWASEDQMNHWLDAPHVQIFSEVVQGYMVSSLDFQTFASEQEAQAKALQMLRAI
- the rhaS_3 gene encoding AraC family transcriptional regulator; its protein translation is MSQPQHSIEPVSEHMEQQRIELAELIRRFTPGEGSFQTAIEPLFMVRYESASQSLPALAEPALCIFAHGSKEVRLGDETYTYDPLNYLVLSVAMPLSGRIVNATPEQPNLALRLNIDPADINALIAEAGPMSVPTRPSGRGLYIERIDTQLLDAVLRLSRLLDSPKDIAMLAPLIKREILYRLLRSQQGHRLYEIAITNCQTHRVTQAIKWLNEHFAEPLRIDDLAREVNLSVSTLHHRFKAVTAMSPLQYQKQLRLQEARRLMLNDGMDASAAGYKVGYESPSQFSREYSRLFGAPPLRDMARLRATL